One window of the Triticum dicoccoides isolate Atlit2015 ecotype Zavitan chromosome 3B, WEW_v2.0, whole genome shotgun sequence genome contains the following:
- the LOC119277650 gene encoding actin-related protein 2, with product MESNKVVVCDNGTGYVKCGFAGENFPTSVFPCVVGRPLLRYEESLQEQELTDIVVGAACADLRHQLDVSYPVTNGIVQNWDDMGHIWDHAFYSELKVDPSECKILLTDPPLNPVKNREQMIETMFEKYNFSGVFIQIQAVLSLYAQGLLTGLVIDSGDGVTHVVPVVDGYSYPHLTKRMNVAGRHITSYLVDLLSRRGYAMNKSADFETVREIKEKLCYISYDYKREYQLGLETTILVKSYTLPDGRVIKVGTERFQAPEALFTPELIDVEGDGLADMAFHCIQEMDIDNRMTLYQHIVLSGGSTMYPGLPSRLEKEILDRYLDVVLKGNKDGLKKLRLRIEDPPRRKHMVYLGGAVLAGIMKDAPEFWITKQEYQEEGVACLRKCGQA from the exons ATGGAGAGCAACAAGGTGGTGGTGTGCGACAACGGCACCGGG TATGTAAAGTGCGGCTTTGCGGGAGAAAACTTCCCTACATCTGTCTTTCCTTGTGTCGTTGGAAGGCCATTGCTTCGCTATGAGGAGTCACTCCAGGAGCAAGAATTGACA GATATTGTGGTTGGAGCTGCTTGCGCTGATTTAAGACATCAGCTTGATGTATCATATCCTGTCACAAATGGGATTGTTCAAAATTGGGATGATATGGGCCATATATGGGATCATGCATTTTATAGCGAGCTGAAG GTTGATCCATCCGAGTGTAAAATTTTACTGACAGATCCGCCACTCAATCCTGTGAAAAACCGTGAGCAAATG ATCGAGACAATGTTTGAGAAATACAACTTTTCTGGGGTCTTCATCCAGATCCAAGCAGTTCTTTCGCTATATGCTCAAG GCTTGCTGACTGGACTTGTCATAGATTCTGGTGATGGTGTCACCCATGTG GTGCCCGTGGTTGATGGATATTCTTATCCACATCTAACGAAAAGAATGAATGTTGCTGGAAGGCATATCACATCCTATCTTGTTGATCTACTCTCAAGAAGAGG GTATGCTATGAACAAATCTGCTGATTTTGAGACAGTAAGAGAAATAAAAGAGAAGCTATGCTATATAAG CTATGACTACAAACGTGAATACCAGCTAGGACTTGAAACCACAATTCTTGTTAAAAGTTACACT CTTCCAGATGGAAGAGTAATTAAAGTGGGCACTGAACGGTTTCAGGCTCctgaggctctttttactcct GAACTCATAGATGTTGAAGGTGATGGGTTGGCAGATATGGCATTCCATTGCATTCAGGAAATGGACATTGACAACCGCATGACG CTTTACCAACATATCGTCCTTAGTGGAGGAAGTACCATGTATCCTGGTCTGCCAAGTCG GCTGGAAAAGGAAATTCTTGATCGCTACCTCGACGTGGTTTTGAAGGGAAACAAGGATGGACTTAAG AAATTACGTCTGCGTATAGAGGATCCTCCACGGAGGAAGCATATGGTCTATCTAGGAGGTGCAGTACTTGCTGGAATTATGAAG